GCCAAAATTGCTGCCGGAATCGCACCAAAGAGAATCATCGTATTGTTTACTAATGATACCCCGGTAAAGATAAAGTAGCCTAAACCACCACCGCCGACAAAGGCCGCAATAGTCATTAACCCAACTGCACTAACTGCTGATATCCGAATACCAGAAACAATAACCGGCATTGCCAGTGGCACTTCAACCTTAAACAAACGTTGCCACCAAGTCATCCCCATACCATCAGCCGACTCTAAAATCGCCGGACTGATGTTAGTGATTCCGGTATAAGTATTTTTTACGATAGGTAAAAGCGAATACATCGTCACCATAAAGATAGCTGGCGCACTACCAATACCTAAAAACGGAATTAAAAACCCTAAAATAGCCAAACTAGGAATAGCCTGTACAACATTAATAACGGCCATAATTACTTTAGCAATACGCTTATAATACGAAGAGATAATTCCTAGCGGAATACCGATTATAATCGCAATAACAACCGAAACTACGGTCATGTAGATGTGTTGTCCTAATGCTTGCAGGAATTGCGCGCTGTATTGATTCCAAAAAACAATAATACTATTCCAAAAATCCATGAACATATCCATTAGAACTCACCTCCACTGGTTGCAATCTCTTCTTCATCTTCATCAGCATTGTCAACATACTGCAAACCAATCTTGGCAAATAGTGTTGCCCGTGTCAGTGCTCCAACCACCTGTTGTTGCTCATCAACGACCGGAATACAACGAACCTTCTCAGTAATCATATACTCAAGAATATCACTTACTCCTTCGTCAGGATACGATGTCCGGATATCTTTTTGCATTAAATCAATAATCGATAACTGGCGTTTACTCTTCTGCAATAACTCTTCCATGAAAAGAATACCCAGATAGCGACGGTTTTCATCAACAACAATCAGACTGTCTACACGATTACGGCGCATCTTTTCAATCGCACGGAATAATGTTTCCGAAGGATGAATAGTTGCCGCCTTGGCAATCATAACATCAGCAGCATGAATAAAGTTAGGATTTTGCCATAATTTATCCTCACCCACAAACGAGCGCACATAATCACTGGCCGGCCGTTTTAAAATAGCCTCTGGTGTATCAAACTGGGCAACTTCACCATCTTGAAAAATACAGATACGATCAGCAATCTTCAGTGCCTCATCCATATCATGAGTAACAAACAAAATCGTTTTCTTTACCTTCTTTTGCAATTCAACAACTTGATCCTGCAACTGACTGCGGGTAATTGGATCAAGCGCACTAAAAGGTTCATCCATTAAAATAATGTTCGGATCATTAGCCAACGCCCGGGCAAAACCAATCCGTTGCTGCTGACCTCCGGATAGTTGATCAGGATACTTTTCTAAATAACTCTCGTCCAGCCCCATCATCTCAATAAGTTCCAATGCACGCTGATATACAGCTTCATCTTCACGTTTTTCATGCATTAAACTTGGTACTAAAGTAATATTCTCATAAATACTCATATGTGGGAATAACCCGATATTTTGAATAACATATCCAATCGAACGACGCAAACTGATAGTATCAGTATCTGCAATGTTCTTCCCATCAATTAAGATTGTTCCGCTGCTCGGCTGAATCAACTTATTAATCATCTTTAACAAGGTCGTCTTCCCACACCCGGATGGCCCGATAAAAACAATAAACTCACCATCATTAATAGTTAAGTCTACACCTTTTAATATTTGCTTCTTGCCATAGCTTTTCTTTATATTCTGTAATTCTATCATTTTACCGCCTCTTTAATAGAAAAAGCCCTTATGGGGCTTCTTTTTAAATGACCGGATGGCTGATTAAGCCATCCGAATCAAAATGCAATACTCACTGTTGATTAATCTTACTCGGCAAACTCCAAAGCAATTTCCATCATTTGCGTGAATGTTGTTTCGCGTTCCTCGGCAGTGGTTGATTTACCAGTAACCAATGAATCCGAAATAGTTAAAATAGCTAACGCTTGTTTACCTAAAGCTGCAGCATTCATATATAATGCTGCGGCTTCCATTTCAACACAAAGCACGCCAAGCTCTGCCCATTTCTTCCAAGAATCTTTTTGGAAGTTATAGAACACATCTGATGAAAGACTGTTACCAACATGTACATGTTGTCCATTCATTTTAGCAATATTGTATGCTTTATCCAGCAATTCAAAACTTGCTAATGGCGCATATGTTCCCGGCAAACCATATTGATGAGCAAAATCAGACTCAGTTGAAGCTCCCTGAACAAGAACAATATCACGAATGTCTACATGCTCTTGGTAAGAACCCGCTGAACCAATACGAATAATATTTTCAACATCATAAGCAGTAAATAACTCATATGAATAAATTCCGATTGATGGTTGTCCCATTCCAGAACCCATTACTGAGATTTTTCTGCCATTGTAGTAACCAGTGTAACCAAACATATTACGTACATCAGTCACCAATTTAACATCAGTTAAAAACTTCTCAGCAATAAACTTCGCCCGTAAAGGATCTCCGGGCATTAAAACTGTCTTCGCAAAATCACCTTTATTTGCATTAATGTGTGGTGTTGCCATTTACAATTCACTCCTCTAAATAAGTTTTTCGTGCAATAACCATGCTGTTTCCATGGAATCAGTGCTGTCTAAGCACTCACAAACCATTTATTATTATACCAAAAATATTGAGGAAATACAAACCCACAAGCTATTCCATGCATCAAAAAAAGCGATGTTAACTACATCGCTTTTTGCTCCGGATCGGGATACTTAATCTTATTAATCTCAAGCTTCTCGGCAATAATATCCTCAACATCCACATTCATCATCGCTGCCATGGTAAAACCATAAATCAAGACATCTGCCAACTCTTCCTTAATACCCTGAAAATTGCGTTTGCAACTCTCCTTGGCATCCCACCACTGAAAATGCTCCAGCAGTTCACCGGCTTCAATGGCAATTGAAATGGCAATATCACGTTGCGCACCTTCTGTCTGCCAGCCGCGCTCAGCTCGAAATGCTTTTATTTTCTCGCTCAGTTCCTTTACTTCCATACCATGCACCTCAATTCATTTTTTCTTATTTTATCAAAAAATGACAAAAAGAACAATAAAAAAAGAACGCTGCTTGAGCGTTCTTCTTCGTTTAATTATTGACCTGCATTTGCATCAACAATTGCTTTAATTTGCGCTGATGAATCTACCATAGTTCCACTTGCACTTGTGTAAACAGAACCTTTTCCGTAGAAGTAGTCTACACCTTCACCATAAGCAATTGCCAACATAGCATTGATTGCATCGTAATCAACACTATCAAGGTTGATTCCTGCTGATGATAAATCAATAGCTACAACACAATCAGAGCAGCTGTTGTTTGAGAATATACCATAGATGTATGCTGTATCTGCACTTGAGATTGCTGAACTTACAAGACTGTACATAGATGTGAATGCTTCAACACCTTTTGTGTATGCGTCCGCTTCTGCTCCAGTTAAACTAAGATCAGATGCACTGTTTGATGTAACATCACTGTTGATGCTTGAAAGATAGCTCGCTTCAGTTGAAGTGTCCAACTTTTCTACTGTTGCTCCGCTCACATTTACTTGAGAGCTTACTTCATTGATAACTGTTTCTGCCGGTGATGCCGAACATGCTGCTAATCCAAAAGATAACATAACAACAGTTAAAATACTTAAAACTTTTTTCATGTTAATATTTCCTCCTTAAGTTTATACGATATTAGTATAACTAAATCCAAATACGATGTCAAACTACATCGTGTTATTTTAAAAAATTTCATAATTTTCATAAATTCCCATAGAATTTACTCACTTGAAGGATTCTAAAGCTAAGTCATTATTAACACGAAAATTTTATCAATCCTAGTACTCAAAATCACGTCGGTTATAGAAGAAATAACCCGCACCAATAGCTACAATTACTACCAGTGCATT
Above is a genomic segment from Culicoidibacter larvae containing:
- a CDS encoding ABC transporter ATP-binding protein (Members of the family are the ATP-binding subunit of ABC transporters for substrates such as betaine, L-proline or other amino acids, choline, carnitine, etc. The substrate specificity is best determined from the substrate-binding subunit, rather than this subunit, as it interacts with the permease subunit and not with substrate directly.) — its product is MIELQNIKKSYGKKQILKGVDLTINDGEFIVFIGPSGCGKTTLLKMINKLIQPSSGTILIDGKNIADTDTISLRRSIGYVIQNIGLFPHMSIYENITLVPSLMHEKREDEAVYQRALELIEMMGLDESYLEKYPDQLSGGQQQRIGFARALANDPNIILMDEPFSALDPITRSQLQDQVVELQKKVKKTILFVTHDMDEALKIADRICIFQDGEVAQFDTPEAILKRPASDYVRSFVGEDKLWQNPNFIHAADVMIAKAATIHPSETLFRAIEKMRRNRVDSLIVVDENRRYLGILFMEELLQKSKRQLSIIDLMQKDIRTSYPDEGVSDILEYMITEKVRCIPVVDEQQQVVGALTRATLFAKIGLQYVDNADEDEEEIATSGGEF
- the deoD gene encoding purine-nucleoside phosphorylase, encoding MATPHINANKGDFAKTVLMPGDPLRAKFIAEKFLTDVKLVTDVRNMFGYTGYYNGRKISVMGSGMGQPSIGIYSYELFTAYDVENIIRIGSAGSYQEHVDIRDIVLVQGASTESDFAHQYGLPGTYAPLASFELLDKAYNIAKMNGQHVHVGNSLSSDVFYNFQKDSWKKWAELGVLCVEMEAAALYMNAAALGKQALAILTISDSLVTGKSTTAEERETTFTQMMEIALEFAE
- a CDS encoding nucleotide pyrophosphohydrolase, whose protein sequence is MEVKELSEKIKAFRAERGWQTEGAQRDIAISIAIEAGELLEHFQWWDAKESCKRNFQGIKEELADVLIYGFTMAAMMNVDVEDIIAEKLEINKIKYPDPEQKAM